The Deltaproteobacteria bacterium genomic sequence CCGTTTGTGTTCGTGACCACGTCGTGCCTGTCGGGCAATTTCGCGGACAAGGCCTACGACAACGGGGACAACCCGCCGCAGGACGGCGACAACGACGACTCGGTTGCCGAGATTCTCGTTAATAACCCGGACGGCGGCGCGGTGGCGTACATCGGCAACGCGCTCATCGGGCTCGGCCCGGTCGGCGGAGTGCAGTTCAACCACGCGCTCACGCGCTCGATCTTCGTGGAAGGCGACGCCATCTTGGGTGACGCGCTGATGAACGCGCGACGCACGCTGTGGTCGGAGGTCGCGTACGTCACCCTCGGGGAAGGACGCGTGAACTTTCCGATGGACATGTTCCCCGGTGCGGAATGGTACACGCAGCGCTCGGTGCTGCTGATGGGCGATCCCATGCTGCGCATCTGGACCGATACACCCGGCACGCTGGATCTGTCGGTGCACGATTCGCTGGAAGCGGGTTACGAAACGATCGGCGTGACGGTTGAGTTGGACGGCGCGCCGGCTTCGGGCATCGACGTGGCTCTCTCGGTGCGGGGTGGGGTGCTGGTTCGCCACTCGACCGACGCCGACGGCGCGGCCGAGTTCGCCGTGAATCTCGCGTCTGGGGATATGGTCGCCATCACGGCGTATGGCGCGAATCTGGTGGCCTCGACGACCGAGTACATGGTGCCCTGACCGGGGAATACACCGTGCCCTGACCGCTCGTCAGGAGCCGGGAACGGCGCGGGCGTTCGTCGGGTCGAATGCGCCAACACGCGAGAAAATCGAGGATTTCCCCCTCAGAAATTTGAGGCGACGCCAAAAATCTGATGCTATTTGCGCGGGGTTTTTCGGAGCGGATTTCGCTAACTGACCGAAATATCGACGAATGGTCATGAGGAACGGGTTTTGCTAGATATTTCATTGGTAATGGGCCTCGGTGGATCCTCTCGGTCACCGGGTTTTCGGTTTGAACGGACGTGTGCTCTTTTTGGAGGCTTGCAGATCATGCCATGGGCGAAATGGACACGGCGAATTTTCCCGGGAGTGCTGATCCCCGTCCTCGCCATCTGGATGCTCGCCATCGCGGGTTGCGGAACGGAGGGTTCGACGAGCGATGACGAGATCGGATCTGTTGAGCAGGGTCTCGTGCGCTGCGGCGACTGCGACGACGTGCTCGACTGGGTGCGTCTCGTGACCACCGATCAGGTTTTTCGCGCCATGGAATTGAACTACCAGCAGACCGTCGATTCCTGGTCGAACTGGGACGACGGCGGTTGGTGGGGCGATGACGATGCCGGCGACGACGACTGGTTCGGCGGCGATGACGACGAGACGCCGACCGACGGCGATGACGCCGGTGACGACGATGGCGACGCCGCCGATGACGATGGCGGCTCGACCGACGACGACGACGGCGCCTCGGAAGGCGACGACGATGACGACGACTTCTCCGACACCAACACGCAGGAAGAAAACGTTGACGAAGCCGACATCGTGAAGACGGACGGCTCGTATCTCTATCTGCTCGCGGGCGGGCAGCTCCTGATCTACGACCCCAGCCCCGCCGAGGACCTGCGCGAGCTTTCGCGCGTCGACATCCTCGGCAAGACGCACGAGATGTTCTTCTACGAAAACTTCGTGGTGGTTTTCTCGCGCACGCATCCGCAGGACATCGCGGATGACGTGTTCCAGAGCGTGCCCCGCGACGAACTGCTGTACGACATCCTCGTCGTGACCATTTACGACATCAGCGACACCTCGAATCCGGTCGAAATCCGCCGCATGTACATCGAGGGCGGATACCTGAGTTCCCGCCGGATCGACGAACAGATCCGCATCGTGGTCGAGTCGTATCCGCCCGGCCCGCAGGTCGAAACCTGGGTCGATCCCTGGCAGTACGAGGAGAACGGTGATCTGGATGAGGAAGCGCTTCGCGCCGCCTACGACTCGCTGATGCAGGATAACCGCGTCATCATCGAGAGCGCGCCGCTCGAGGCGTGGCTGCCGCGTTACTTCGACGTTCAGGGCTCCGAGCGTCAGATGGGCTTCCTGTCCAACTGCGAAGACTTTTTCCATCCGCTCGACCCGATGGGCCGCGCGGTTTCGTCGCTCGTGACCCTTGACCTTGGTCTGCCCGGCCAAAAGCAGCCCGACGTGGCGCTTCTCTCCGACGGCACGCTGATTTACGGCTCGACCGCGGCGATCTACATCGCGGGCGACGCGCAGACCGCGTTCGAGTGGACCGGCGAGGACACGGCCCGCTCGATGATCCACAAGTTCGACATCAGCGGCGACGCCGGGCAGGCCCAGTACACGGGCAGCGGCGAAATCGAAGGTTGGGTCCTCAACCAGTTCTCGATGGGCGAAAGCAAGGACGGCGACCTGCGCGTCGCGTCCACGTCGGGTTGGTGGGGCGACAATCTGAGCAACCACGTTTACGTTCTTCGCCAGGGCGAGGGGCAACTCGACGTGATCGGGCACCTCGGCGGGATCGCTCCGGGCGAGCAGATCATGAGCGCGAGTTTCATGGGCGATCGGGGTTACATGGTCACCTTTGTGCAGACCGACCCGCTCTTCACGCTCGACGTCAGCGATCCGACCGATCCGCGCATCGTGGGCGAGCTGCACATCCCGGGCTTCTCGACGTATATCCACCCCTTCGATGACGACCACATCCTGACGATCGGGCAGGACGGCGACGAATGGGGTTCGACGGGCGGCGTGGTGCTGCAACTGTTCGACATCTCCGACTTCGCCGACCCGCAAATCGCGTACAAGCAGGTCGTGGCCGAGGGATGGAGCGGCGACTCCGAAGCGCTGCGCGACCACAAGGCGTTTCTCTACTACGAGCCCAAGGACCTGCTGGCGATTCCGCTGACCGAGTACGGCTGGGACGACTGGACGGACGATGACTGGGGCGACGACGACTGGGACGGCGGCGAAGAAATTTCGCCTGACGAGACCGAACCCGTCGCCGCTGACGACGACGGCCCACGCACGGGCGTGGTTGTTTATCGCGTCACACCCGACGCCGGTTTCACGCTGCTCGGGTTCGTCGATCACACGGCCTATCTGCCGGAAGAGGGCGAGGACACCCTGTGGAGCCTGCCCATCGCGCACCGGTCGGTGGTGATCGGCGACTATCTCTATACGATCTCCGACGCTGCGATTGTCGCTTCGCTCATCACCGGCGTCGAAGAAGCGGCGCACGACGACCTGCCCTACGAAAACCCGTGGGACGACTACTGGGACGACCCGTGGACCGACGACGGGTGGACCGACGGTGGCTGGGAAGGCTAAAGAGCCGTTCGAGGACGAGTTCGCGGCGAGGGGAGGGGATCGGCGATGGGCCGATCCCCTTCCGCATTGGCCGGGCTTCGGAAAGTTTCGCGCGGTTCTTCTTTACCGAACCCGGTCGTTTTGCTAATCTCCGTCGCCCAAGGCATCCGGCTCGCTCGGCCGATTCCCGTTCAACTCCCGGAGGTTTCCCGTGCGTTTCGCGCCCCTGTTCCGACCCGTGCCGGACCGGGCTATGCGCGTGGCGGGATTTTTGTCGGGGTCTGGGACGAATCTGGTCAGGATTCTCGAACACGAGCGACGCCTCGACGCGTCGCGCGGGTGTAGCCCCTATCGTGTGGTCGTGATTTTCACCGACAACGCCGCGAGCAACGCCGGCGCGATCGGCGAGCGATTCGACATTCCTGTTGTCACCAACGACATCATGGAATTCTACCGGTCGCGGGGCCACGCCGACAAACGCGACCTCACATTGCGCCCGGCGTTCGATGAAAGCACCATCGACCTTCTGCGCGAAATTCCGATCGACGTGGTCGCGCTCGCCGGATACATGAGCATCGTCACGAAGCCCCTGCTCGAGCGGTTCCCCGGGCACATGATCAACGTGCACCCGGCGGACCTGTGCGTGCGGGATGGGAATCGGCGTCTTTACACCGGTGCGCGGGCGGTGGATGTCGCCATCGCGGCGGGGGAACGCCATCTGCGTTCCTCGGTGCACATCGTGCGCGCGGCGGTCGATTACGGCGAGGTTCTTTTGCGTTCCGCGCCGATCCCCGTGCATCTTCCCGCCGGAGAGTCTTCGGCGGATCTCGTGCGCCCCGAACGCAGGTCGGATCTGCGTCGTATCGCCGACGAACATCAGACCCGGTTGAAGGAGCGCGGCGACTGGGAGATCTTCCCCCGCGCGCTGGAGTGGATCGCGGACGGTCGATACGGATTTGACGAGATGGGCGGATTGTGTTTCGACGGCGGGAGTGCGCCGTCGGGGGTGCTGTTGGACGAGCGAGGCGAGGCGACAATCGCCTCCGGAAAGGATTTGTGATGCCGGGCAATGTGGTCGAAAAGATCGACCGATTCGTGAAGGTGCGTCGTGTGCTGATTTCGGTTTTCGACAAGACGGGGCTGGAGTCATTCGTCCCCGAACTCGTGCGTGTCGTCCCCGATGTGAAGATTCTTTCGACGGGCGGCACGTACGCGTCGATCGCGAAGATCCTCGGTACGCGCGCCGGGGCGATCCTGCAGCAGGTGAGTGACTACACCGGCCAGCCGGAGACGCAGGGCGGCCTCGTGAAAACGCTCGACTTCAAGATCTATCTCGGACTGCTCACCGAGACTTACAACCCGTCGCATCAGGCGGATCTCGCGCGCACGGACGCGTCGCCGATCGACATGGCCATCGTGAATCTCTATCCCTTCGCGGCGGTGATCCAGAGCGATTCGGCCACGGTGGAAGAAGCGCGGGCGAACATCGACATCGGCGGGCCGTGCATGATCCGCGCCTCGGCGAAGAACTATATTCGCACGGCGAGCGTCACCGATCCCGCGGACTACCCGCGGATCATCGAGGCGCTCGAGGAGAACGATGGAGCGCTGGATCTGGATCTGCGGTTCGATCTCGCGAAAAAGGCATTCGCACACACGGCTGAGTACGACGCGACGATCGCGGGCTATCTCGGCGTGGCGACCTCGAATTCGGTTCGTGATTGCTATGCGATGGTGGAGTGAACGATGGCGGACGATCTGAAAAAGGCCTATCGCACGATTCTCGAGGACCACTTTCCGGACAAGATGCGCATCGTGTTCGGCGGGGCCGCGCGCGAGCAGACGCTGTTTTACGAGCGCGTCACGTGGGACATCGAGGGCGAACGCAGGGGACTTCGCTACGGCGAGAACCCCGGGCAGGAAGCCGCGCTCTATCGTCACGTCAACGGCAATCTGACGCTCGGCGCGGTGACGAGTATCGCGCCGGGTCGCTGGCTCGCGTCCGATGTCGAGCTGCTGCAATCGGGCAAGCACCCGGGCAAGATCAACATCACCGACGCCGACAACGCGCTCAACATCATCCGCTATTTCACGGATCGTCCGTGTGTCGCGATCATGAAGCACAACAACCCGAGCGGAGTTGCGCTGGGGGCATCGCCCGCGGAGGCATACGTTCGCGCCGACATGGCCGACCGCGTCGCGGCGTTCGGCGGGTGCATCGCGTTCAACCGGGCGGTCGATCGCGAGGCTGCGGACGAGATTGCGAAGCGTTACGCCGAGGTGGTGGTCGCGCCGGAGTTTGAAGACGGCGCGATGGAGATTCTCACGCAGAAAAAGAATCTGCGGATTATGCGGATCGCGCGGATGGACCGGCTGCACGAGTTCGTCGCCCAGCCCTTCGTCGATTTCAAGAGCATGATCGACGGAGGCCTCGTGGCGCAGTGGTCGTACACGCCGCAGGTGCGCACGCGCGAGGGGCTCGTTCCCGCGACGACGTCCTACAAGGGCCAGACGTTCGCGATTCGGCGCAAGCCGAGCGAGCAGGAACTCGATGACATGCTCTTCGGCTGGCTCGTCGAGTCGGGCGTGACGAGCAACTCGGTGATCTACGTGCGCGACGGCGTGACGATCGGCATCGGCACCGGCGAGCAGGACCGCGTGGGCGTCGCCGAGATCGCGCGCGACAAGGCGTATCGCAAGCTCGCGGACCGCATCTGCTTCGAGCGCATGGGGTTGTCGCTGTACGAACTGATCGCGAAAAACCCGCAACGTGCCGAGCAGATCCAGCGGGACGCGGCGGAACTCAAGGGCGGGCTGCAGGGCTCCGTGATGATCTCCGACGGGTTCTTCCCGTTCCGCGACGGCATCGAGGTCGGACTGCGAGAGGGCGTGAAAGCCATCGTGCAGCCGGGCGGCTCGATCATGGATTGGGATTGCATCGAGGCCTGCAACGAAGCCGGCGCGACGATGGTGTTCACCGGCGAGCGTTCATTCAAACACTGACGGGATTCGCCGATGAAGCTCAACAACATCAATCTTCAGACGATGGGCGAGTTCGCCTCGGCGGTTTCGGCCGACCCCGCGAAGGCGCAAATGCGCAAGCGCGCCGAGGGCGAGTGGAACTTCGCCGACGGCGAGCCGCAATTTCGCGCGGTGATGCCCCACGCGGCGGGTCAAACGACCGTCCAATCCGATTTCGCGCCGCCGATGGGCGGCGCCGGGCTCGCACCCGACCCGATCCAATATTGCCTGTTCGGTCTGTGTGCATGCTATACGGGCACCTTTGTGCAGATCGCGGCGGAGCAGGGCGTGGCGCTGCGCCGCGTGAAGACCGTGGTCGAGAATCAGATCGATCTCACGCGCGCGTTCGGACTCTCGCAAAATCCCATGGTCAAGGCCGTGACGATCACGATCGATGTGGATGCCGATGCGCCGCGCGAGGTGATCGAGCGCATCAAGGCCGAGGCCGCGAACAAGTGCCCCGGCGTGTACTGCGTTTCGAATCCGATCCCGCTCACGATCGAACTCGCCTGAGCGATCCGCGGATCGCGGCAAAACAATTCGGGCGCCCACGGGGGCGCCCGAAGTCGTTGGTCTCGCGCCGATCAGAGATCGACGCAGATATTGGTCAGCTTGTTGCTCAGGTTTCCGTTTCCGTCGGTGACTTCGACGTCCGCGCACAGATCCACGATGATTCCGGTGAGGTCGACGGGGATGCCGTCGATTTCGACCGGATTATCGCAATCGGGCGCGCTGGGCGGGCCGTCGGTGAAGTCGTCGAAGAAGATTTCGTAGTCGCCGAAAAACGGCACGTGCGTGCCGGAGAGCCATGTGAACACCTGACCGCCCGACAGATCGTTGTCCTCGTCGCAAACAGACCAGACCAACTGATGCGTGAAGGGTTTGTCGGGAGGCGCCTCGCGCCAGAACCCGTTGCTGAGCCGCGGCGGATTGTTGCCCGGGGGATCGTAGCCCTCGCACCCCTGGCCGAGCGCGACGAGTTCCGCGTCGCAACCGACGAGGTTGAAGCCCACGGCGCTGTAGTGCACCTGGAGTTCACCGGAGTCCGACGCCCGCGTGATGCGGATCGTGAGCGAGCGGTTCTCGCCCTCGAGCGGACTGCACACGCCCATGACGTAGTTGCTGCGCGACCAGTCGTCGATGAGATTGGAGATGGTCTCGAACGCCTCGCCGAGATCCGACGAGTCGTCCACGTTCACGAAGTTCGACGGGCTGCTGGCGAGTTCGGCCACGTCTTCCTGGTTGTAGTCGCCGTTGATGCCGATCGTGTACGACATCACACTCGACTCGGCGAGCTTGGCGAGCACGTACGCGCGCAGCTCCTCGGCGTCGCCGGTCTCGTGCGTGCCGTCAGTGAACAGCACGAGATTGCGCGAGACGAGATCCTCACCGAGACCCTCCAGTTCGACGAGATCGAGTCCGTTCGCAAACGCTCCGTAGAGGTTCGTCGAACCGCGTCCGGGTTCAGAGCGCAGCGTGTTGATCGTGGCATAGAGCGTGGCGGGATCGTCGGTGAAGTCCTGCACGAGTTCCGAAGCCTCGGAACTGCCGAACGCGTAGATGCCGACCGAGTGCCGGAAGTTTCCGGTCTGCGCCTCGACCAAACCTTCGACGAAGATCTCCGCGCCGTCGAGCACGTCGTCGAGACGATCGTTCTCGACGATGGAGTTGGACATGTCGAGGATCAGGATCGTGTAGAACTCGAAATTCATCGCCTCGACGAACGACGACGAGCCGCCCTCGGACTGGAAGGGTTCGCCGGTCTCATCGTTGATGACCTCGAAGTTGTCGTCCGTGATGTCGGGAACGGGATCCCCGTCGCAGGTCTGGATCGTGAATGTCGTTCTCACGCCGGCCGGTTCGCAGACCTCGGCGTTTCCGCGCATCTCGAGAATGAACCCGGGGCAGGTGTCGTCATCGTCGTCATCGGTGTCGTCGTCCTCGGCGTCGTCGTCGCCTCCGCCGTCATCATCGACGCCGAGATCATCATCATCGTCGTCTCCCTCCTCATTGGTGCCGGATACCGAGCACGAACATCCCGGTAATCCGATCAGGGTCAAGCACACGAGCGCCAGCAACAGCGTCATCGCTACCTTTGGCATGCCTTCCTCCGAATTGAAAAAACGCAGACTCTCGAACCGAAACCGCGTAAATACATACATACCACACACCCGACGGATTATGCTAGAAGAAAAATGCGGATTTGAATGTGGAGAGACGAACATGACGGATTTGCGCCTCTTTTTCGCCGCGTGGCTCCTGGCGGCCTTGTGCGTTGCGTGCGGCGGCGGTTCCGGCGATTCCGGAGGGTCATCCTCCGATGACGACGTCGAGGACGACGATACCGGCACGGACGATGATTTTTCCGATGACGATCAAAGCCCGGACGACGACGACACCGACGACGACACCGATGATGACGACGACGACGACACGTGGTCGCCCGGTGACGAATACATCGAAATGCTGGAGGTCGATGGCGATGTCCGATTGCGCACAAAAGTTTTTCTTCCGGACAGT encodes the following:
- a CDS encoding beta-propeller domain-containing protein → MLIPVLAIWMLAIAGCGTEGSTSDDEIGSVEQGLVRCGDCDDVLDWVRLVTTDQVFRAMELNYQQTVDSWSNWDDGGWWGDDDAGDDDWFGGDDDETPTDGDDAGDDDGDAADDDGGSTDDDDGASEGDDDDDDFSDTNTQEENVDEADIVKTDGSYLYLLAGGQLLIYDPSPAEDLRELSRVDILGKTHEMFFYENFVVVFSRTHPQDIADDVFQSVPRDELLYDILVVTIYDISDTSNPVEIRRMYIEGGYLSSRRIDEQIRIVVESYPPGPQVETWVDPWQYEENGDLDEEALRAAYDSLMQDNRVIIESAPLEAWLPRYFDVQGSERQMGFLSNCEDFFHPLDPMGRAVSSLVTLDLGLPGQKQPDVALLSDGTLIYGSTAAIYIAGDAQTAFEWTGEDTARSMIHKFDISGDAGQAQYTGSGEIEGWVLNQFSMGESKDGDLRVASTSGWWGDNLSNHVYVLRQGEGQLDVIGHLGGIAPGEQIMSASFMGDRGYMVTFVQTDPLFTLDVSDPTDPRIVGELHIPGFSTYIHPFDDDHILTIGQDGDEWGSTGGVVLQLFDISDFADPQIAYKQVVAEGWSGDSEALRDHKAFLYYEPKDLLAIPLTEYGWDDWTDDDWGDDDWDGGEEISPDETEPVAADDDGPRTGVVVYRVTPDAGFTLLGFVDHTAYLPEEGEDTLWSLPIAHRSVVIGDYLYTISDAAIVASLITGVEEAAHDDLPYENPWDDYWDDPWTDDGWTDGGWEG
- a CDS encoding formyl transferase produces the protein MRFAPLFRPVPDRAMRVAGFLSGSGTNLVRILEHERRLDASRGCSPYRVVVIFTDNAASNAGAIGERFDIPVVTNDIMEFYRSRGHADKRDLTLRPAFDESTIDLLREIPIDVVALAGYMSIVTKPLLERFPGHMINVHPADLCVRDGNRRLYTGARAVDVAIAAGERHLRSSVHIVRAAVDYGEVLLRSAPIPVHLPAGESSADLVRPERRSDLRRIADEHQTRLKERGDWEIFPRALEWIADGRYGFDEMGGLCFDGGSAPSGVLLDERGEATIASGKDL
- a CDS encoding IMP cyclohydrolase; its protein translation is MADDLKKAYRTILEDHFPDKMRIVFGGAAREQTLFYERVTWDIEGERRGLRYGENPGQEAALYRHVNGNLTLGAVTSIAPGRWLASDVELLQSGKHPGKINITDADNALNIIRYFTDRPCVAIMKHNNPSGVALGASPAEAYVRADMADRVAAFGGCIAFNRAVDREAADEIAKRYAEVVVAPEFEDGAMEILTQKKNLRIMRIARMDRLHEFVAQPFVDFKSMIDGGLVAQWSYTPQVRTREGLVPATTSYKGQTFAIRRKPSEQELDDMLFGWLVESGVTSNSVIYVRDGVTIGIGTGEQDRVGVAEIARDKAYRKLADRICFERMGLSLYELIAKNPQRAEQIQRDAAELKGGLQGSVMISDGFFPFRDGIEVGLREGVKAIVQPGGSIMDWDCIEACNEAGATMVFTGERSFKH
- a CDS encoding OsmC family protein — its product is MKLNNINLQTMGEFASAVSADPAKAQMRKRAEGEWNFADGEPQFRAVMPHAAGQTTVQSDFAPPMGGAGLAPDPIQYCLFGLCACYTGTFVQIAAEQGVALRRVKTVVENQIDLTRAFGLSQNPMVKAVTITIDVDADAPREVIERIKAEAANKCPGVYCVSNPIPLTIELA
- a CDS encoding VWA domain-containing protein, with the translated sequence MPKVAMTLLLALVCLTLIGLPGCSCSVSGTNEEGDDDDDDLGVDDDGGGDDDAEDDDTDDDDDDTCPGFILEMRGNAEVCEPAGVRTTFTIQTCDGDPVPDITDDNFEVINDETGEPFQSEGGSSSFVEAMNFEFYTILILDMSNSIVENDRLDDVLDGAEIFVEGLVEAQTGNFRHSVGIYAFGSSEASELVQDFTDDPATLYATINTLRSEPGRGSTNLYGAFANGLDLVELEGLGEDLVSRNLVLFTDGTHETGDAEELRAYVLAKLAESSVMSYTIGINGDYNQEDVAELASSPSNFVNVDDSSDLGEAFETISNLIDDWSRSNYVMGVCSPLEGENRSLTIRITRASDSGELQVHYSAVGFNLVGCDAELVALGQGCEGYDPPGNNPPRLSNGFWREAPPDKPFTHQLVWSVCDEDNDLSGGQVFTWLSGTHVPFFGDYEIFFDDFTDGPPSAPDCDNPVEIDGIPVDLTGIIVDLCADVEVTDGNGNLSNKLTNICVDL